A part of Larkinella insperata genomic DNA contains:
- a CDS encoding PQQ-dependent sugar dehydrogenase → MKSSTARLLTPLAGVLLTASLSIAQEGNKEVIAQEMEGHIFRPKQLQATPANVAQLTVPAGFTIHKFAEGLGKPRMMAVGANGSVYVTDREAGTVTLLQDKNKDGKAEVVKTVARRKNMHGITIRDNKLYLITVNEVYTAAIKPDGTLGSLQEIMKGLPDGGQHGNRTLHFGPDGMLYVSIGSTCNACKETSGESATMIQAKADGSRRRIYAKGLRNTIGFDWHPQTKELWGFDHGIDWLGDDEQKEELNRITDGADYGWPYVYADGKFEMHFDPQGMTHEEYARKTTKPVLLYDAHAAPMSMLFYTGSQFPADYRGDALVTMHGSWNRAKPSGYKIVRVRFEQGQPKQIEDFVTGFLTDNQRGQFARVCGLAQMPDGSLLVAEDATGVVYQVRYNPK, encoded by the coding sequence ATGAAGTCAAGTACCGCGCGTTTGTTAACGCCGTTGGCGGGTGTTCTGCTGACGGCTTCTCTGTCCATCGCCCAGGAAGGCAACAAGGAAGTGATCGCCCAGGAAATGGAAGGGCACATCTTCCGTCCCAAACAATTACAGGCGACCCCGGCCAACGTGGCGCAGCTTACTGTACCAGCGGGGTTTACCATCCATAAATTTGCGGAAGGGCTGGGGAAGCCCCGGATGATGGCGGTGGGGGCCAATGGCTCCGTGTACGTGACCGACCGGGAAGCCGGAACCGTAACGCTGCTGCAGGATAAAAACAAAGACGGCAAGGCCGAGGTGGTCAAAACCGTTGCCCGCCGGAAAAACATGCACGGCATTACAATCCGCGATAACAAGCTGTACCTGATTACTGTCAACGAGGTGTACACGGCCGCCATCAAACCCGACGGAACGCTGGGCAGTCTGCAGGAAATCATGAAAGGGCTGCCTGATGGCGGGCAGCATGGCAACCGGACGCTGCATTTTGGGCCGGACGGGATGCTTTACGTTTCGATAGGCAGCACATGCAACGCCTGCAAGGAAACCAGCGGGGAGAGTGCCACCATGATTCAGGCAAAAGCCGACGGCAGCCGTCGACGGATTTACGCCAAAGGGTTGCGCAACACCATTGGATTCGACTGGCACCCGCAAACCAAAGAACTTTGGGGATTCGATCACGGCATCGACTGGCTGGGCGACGATGAGCAGAAGGAAGAACTCAACCGCATCACCGACGGGGCCGATTACGGCTGGCCTTACGTCTACGCCGATGGGAAGTTTGAGATGCACTTCGATCCCCAGGGCATGACGCACGAAGAATACGCCCGCAAAACCACCAAACCCGTGTTGCTCTACGATGCCCACGCAGCTCCCATGTCTATGCTGTTTTACACCGGATCGCAGTTTCCGGCCGACTACCGGGGGGATGCGCTGGTGACGATGCACGGTTCCTGGAACCGCGCCAAACCTTCGGGGTACAAAATTGTCCGGGTGCGCTTTGAGCAAGGCCAGCCCAAGCAGATTGAGGATTTTGTCACCGGTTTTCTGACCGATAACCAGCGGGGGCAGTTTGCCCGGGTTTGCGGACTGGCGCAGATGCCCGACGGTTCGCTGCTCGTGGCGGAAGATGCCACCGGGGTGGTCTATCAGGTACGTTACAACCCGAAATAA
- a CDS encoding fasciclin domain-containing protein: protein MKKKALFALALGLLMGASETVWAQTVQDSTSRTNSTANPATTTPQSGVLGSSTSVSTQSNTNAYGPMGTGRESRGGMKPGGSTGRDLAISAAKSAEHTVLFRALRVSGLSEQAAGKGPYTVFAPTNEAFDKLPAGTLDGLLQPAAKSKLVKLLSYHVVKGNYASDQLQDGQKLKTVTGGTLTVGKQGDAITITDEQGNSATVNRADLEATNGTIHSIDTVLMPKGK, encoded by the coding sequence ATGAAGAAGAAAGCACTTTTCGCCCTGGCGCTAGGGCTGCTGATGGGAGCCAGTGAAACCGTCTGGGCACAGACCGTCCAGGATTCCACCTCGCGGACGAATTCAACCGCGAATCCCGCCACAACCACCCCGCAATCGGGGGTTCTGGGAAGCAGTACCTCGGTTTCCACCCAAAGCAACACGAACGCCTACGGGCCGATGGGAACCGGTCGGGAGTCGCGGGGCGGCATGAAACCAGGGGGATCAACGGGCCGGGATCTGGCCATCAGTGCGGCCAAATCAGCCGAACACACCGTGCTGTTTCGGGCGCTGCGGGTATCGGGTCTGTCGGAACAGGCCGCCGGAAAAGGGCCTTACACGGTTTTTGCGCCAACGAACGAAGCGTTTGATAAACTGCCCGCCGGAACCCTCGACGGTTTGTTGCAGCCTGCTGCCAAGTCGAAGCTGGTGAAGTTGCTGTCGTACCACGTTGTTAAAGGCAATTATGCCTCCGATCAGCTACAGGATGGTCAGAAGCTGAAAACCGTCACTGGGGGAACGCTCACGGTCGGCAAACAGGGGGACGCTATCACCATCACTGATGAGCAAGGCAATTCCGCCACCGTCAACCGGGCTGATCTGGAAGCCACCAACGGCACCATTCACTCCATCGACACGGTCCTGATGCCAAAAGGGAAATAA
- a CDS encoding FKBP-type peptidyl-prolyl cis-trans isomerase, giving the protein MQISKHKVAGIHYTLRDNDGNVLDSSEGRDPLYYLHGEGNLIPGMENGLDGKAPGDKFQIKVAPEEGYGVRDPQMIQDVPKSAFGGQPVQVGMQFQTNQGQVVTVTEVGADQVTIDANHPLAGQELNFDVEVVEVREATQEEVMHKHVHGPGGHHH; this is encoded by the coding sequence ATGCAAATTTCAAAACACAAAGTTGCCGGCATTCACTACACCCTGCGCGACAACGACGGCAATGTTCTCGATTCCAGCGAAGGACGCGATCCACTATATTATCTACACGGTGAGGGCAACCTCATCCCGGGCATGGAAAACGGTCTGGACGGTAAAGCGCCCGGCGATAAATTCCAGATTAAGGTTGCGCCCGAAGAAGGCTACGGCGTCCGCGACCCGCAAATGATTCAGGACGTTCCCAAAAGCGCATTCGGCGGTCAACCCGTGCAGGTGGGTATGCAGTTTCAAACCAATCAGGGCCAGGTTGTAACGGTTACGGAAGTTGGAGCCGATCAGGTAACGATCGATGCCAACCACCCGCTGGCCGGTCAGGAGCTGAACTTCGACGTGGAAGTTGTCGAAGTCCGGGAGGCAACCCAGGAAGAAGTTATGCATAAACACGTACACGGACCCGGTGGTCACCACCATTAA
- a CDS encoding sugar MFS transporter: MANLPTQPTDLAEVPDGVRPNYTPALASLAVLYFMMGFITCLNDTLVPFFKKGFNLNYAQSSLVQFYFFLTYGIMSIPAGKIVERLGYKTGMVLGFAVAALGAVLFYPASALHQYALFLAALFVIAIGIVLLQVAANPYITILGPAQTASARLTLIQGVGSVGTTVAPLFGAVFILAPLASASSDAIRYPYLGIAALLATIALVLGRLRLPVLKAGANSEALPDSARNRVFSFRNLRLGVWGIFCYVGAEVAIGTFLTNYIADTLSISEKEANPLVAFYWGSMLIGRFAGAFLLKSVKASTMLSVCAVLAITLVTVSIAATGYVAVWTMIAVGLCNSVMFAILFSLSVQGLGRLTDRASGWLATAITGGAVVPFGQGLLIDRFSWPVAFLLPIACYVYILFYGLNGYKTTVRS, encoded by the coding sequence ATGGCCAATCTACCTACTCAACCTACCGATCTGGCTGAAGTTCCCGACGGTGTCCGGCCCAACTATACGCCCGCGCTTGCGTCACTGGCGGTGCTGTATTTTATGATGGGGTTTATTACCTGCCTGAACGACACCCTAGTTCCTTTTTTCAAAAAAGGTTTCAACCTGAACTACGCCCAGTCGTCGCTGGTGCAGTTTTACTTTTTCCTGACTTACGGTATTATGTCGATTCCGGCCGGAAAAATTGTGGAGCGCCTGGGGTACAAAACGGGGATGGTGCTGGGGTTTGCCGTTGCGGCTTTGGGGGCCGTGCTGTTTTATCCGGCTTCGGCCCTGCACCAGTACGCCCTGTTTCTGGCGGCTCTGTTCGTTATTGCCATCGGGATTGTCTTGCTTCAGGTGGCCGCAAATCCCTACATCACCATCCTGGGTCCGGCCCAAACGGCGTCGGCCCGGCTGACGCTCATTCAGGGGGTGGGTTCTGTGGGAACAACGGTTGCTCCGCTGTTCGGGGCGGTTTTCATTCTGGCCCCGCTGGCCAGTGCTTCCAGCGATGCCATTCGCTATCCGTACCTCGGCATAGCCGCCTTGCTGGCCACAATTGCTCTGGTGCTGGGGCGGCTCCGGCTGCCGGTTTTGAAAGCCGGTGCCAACTCCGAAGCCCTGCCGGATTCGGCCCGCAACCGGGTGTTCAGCTTTCGGAACCTGCGGTTGGGCGTCTGGGGAATCTTTTGCTACGTGGGGGCGGAAGTCGCCATCGGTACGTTTCTTACTAATTACATCGCCGATACGCTGAGCATATCCGAAAAAGAAGCCAACCCACTGGTGGCATTTTACTGGGGCAGTATGCTGATTGGTCGTTTTGCGGGCGCGTTTCTGTTGAAATCGGTTAAAGCATCCACCATGCTGTCTGTTTGCGCCGTTCTGGCGATAACGCTGGTAACGGTTTCGATCGCTGCGACGGGCTATGTGGCAGTCTGGACGATGATCGCCGTCGGCCTGTGCAACTCCGTGATGTTTGCCATTCTTTTCTCGTTGTCGGTTCAGGGTCTGGGACGGCTGACCGACCGGGCGTCGGGCTGGCTGGCCACGGCCATCACCGGCGGGGCCGTGGTTCCGTTTGGACAGGGCCTCCTGATCGACCGGTTTAGCTGGCCCGTGGCGTTTCTCCTGCCCATTGCCTGCTACGTCTACATCCTGTTCTACGGTTTGAACGGCTACAAAACCACCGTCCGCTCCTAG
- a CDS encoding Gfo/Idh/MocA family protein, translated as MKYPFFSRRHFIHQLGAAAFMAPAVGSLALQSCQGKSGESKAEEASSETTKTGAERKLGIALVGLGQYSEGELAPALEKTVNCRLAGIVTSTPEKAEKWKKKYNIPDKNVYDYKTFDQIADNPDIDIVYVVLPNSMHAEYTTRAAKAGKHVICEKPMAMNAEECQQMIDACKQANRQLSIGYRLHFEPHNQEMMRLGQKEVFGKVNRIIAHNGQVQDAENLWRLGKGIGGGGPLRDVGIYCLQGAIYTKGQIPIAVSAKLHPVTDPEKFSKVEEGMDFSLYFADGTVAECRTSFNDKYNQLRAEAANGWFELSPAYAYAGLEGKTSKGKMDIENVPQQARQMDAFANCILTNTPTTVPGEMGMRDVQLIEAIFKAAKTGQKVPTKDVLQVMDKSAIPS; from the coding sequence ATGAAATATCCTTTTTTTTCACGTCGTCATTTTATCCACCAGTTAGGAGCGGCTGCCTTCATGGCGCCCGCCGTCGGCTCCCTGGCCCTGCAGAGTTGTCAGGGCAAAAGCGGTGAATCGAAGGCCGAAGAAGCCAGTTCGGAAACCACCAAAACCGGTGCGGAACGCAAACTGGGCATTGCGCTGGTCGGACTCGGCCAATACAGCGAAGGCGAACTGGCCCCGGCTCTGGAAAAAACCGTCAACTGCCGGTTGGCCGGAATCGTGACCAGCACACCCGAGAAAGCCGAAAAGTGGAAAAAGAAATACAACATACCCGACAAAAACGTCTACGATTACAAGACGTTCGACCAGATTGCCGATAACCCCGACATCGATATCGTTTACGTTGTTTTGCCCAACTCGATGCACGCCGAATACACCACCCGGGCCGCCAAAGCCGGGAAACACGTGATTTGCGAGAAGCCGATGGCCATGAATGCGGAGGAGTGCCAGCAAATGATTGACGCCTGCAAGCAAGCCAACCGCCAGTTGTCGATCGGTTACCGGCTGCACTTCGAACCGCACAATCAGGAGATGATGCGCCTGGGCCAGAAAGAAGTCTTTGGAAAAGTCAACCGGATCATTGCCCACAACGGTCAGGTGCAGGACGCCGAAAACCTCTGGCGGCTCGGAAAAGGCATCGGTGGCGGGGGGCCGCTCCGCGATGTCGGTATTTACTGTTTGCAGGGAGCCATTTATACGAAGGGGCAGATTCCCATTGCCGTCTCCGCCAAACTACACCCGGTGACCGATCCCGAAAAGTTCAGCAAGGTAGAAGAAGGCATGGATTTTAGCCTGTATTTCGCCGATGGCACCGTAGCCGAATGCCGAACCAGCTTCAACGATAAATACAATCAGCTCCGGGCCGAAGCTGCCAACGGCTGGTTTGAGTTGTCACCGGCCTACGCCTACGCCGGACTGGAAGGCAAAACCAGCAAAGGCAAGATGGACATTGAGAATGTGCCGCAGCAGGCCCGCCAGATGGACGCTTTTGCGAACTGCATCCTGACGAATACTCCCACCACGGTTCCCGGCGAAATGGGTATGCGGGATGTGCAGCTGATTGAAGCCATTTTCAAGGCGGCAAAAACCGGTCAGAAGGTTCCGACCAAGGATGTGCTTCAGGTCATGGACAAATCCGCCATTCCGAGCTAA
- a CDS encoding AGE family epimerase/isomerase has product MNSADTYASLYRDALLNDVIPFWQNHSLDREKGGFFTCLDRTGQVYDTDKFIWLQARQVWTFAMLYNRVEQRPDWLDVSRHGAEFLQRFGRADDGSWYFSLTRDGQPLIQPYNIFSDCFATMAFGQLSLATGSDEQANLAESTFRQILSRRNNPKGRWSKAVAGTRPLKNFALPMILCNLALEIEHLLDNALVEQTIDECIHEVMNVFYDPALGLIRENVTPDGQVSDSFEGRLLNPGHAIEAMWFIMDLAVRRNDRALLDRAVQITLQTLEYAWDADFGGLLYFMDANGHPPQQLEWDQKLWWVHVETLVSLLKGFQHTGDGRCWQWFEKVHDYTWKHFPDPENGEWFGYLNRRGEVLLPLKGGKWKGCFHIPRGLYQGWKTLDTLANQPAITH; this is encoded by the coding sequence ATGAATTCGGCTGACACCTACGCTTCGCTGTACCGGGATGCGCTGCTCAACGACGTAATTCCCTTCTGGCAAAACCACTCCCTCGACCGCGAAAAAGGCGGCTTTTTCACCTGCCTGGACCGCACCGGTCAGGTCTACGATACCGATAAATTCATCTGGTTGCAGGCCCGTCAGGTCTGGACCTTCGCCATGCTCTACAACCGCGTTGAACAGCGACCCGACTGGCTCGACGTATCCCGGCACGGCGCGGAATTTCTGCAGCGGTTTGGCCGGGCCGACGACGGCAGCTGGTACTTCTCGCTGACGCGCGACGGGCAGCCGCTAATTCAGCCGTACAACATTTTCTCCGACTGTTTTGCCACAATGGCCTTCGGACAACTTTCCCTGGCGACGGGCAGCGACGAACAGGCGAACCTGGCCGAGTCGACATTCCGGCAGATTCTGTCCCGGCGCAACAATCCCAAAGGTCGCTGGAGCAAAGCCGTGGCCGGAACGCGCCCGCTGAAGAATTTTGCCCTGCCGATGATTCTCTGCAACCTGGCGCTGGAAATTGAACACCTGCTGGACAACGCACTCGTTGAACAAACCATCGACGAATGCATCCACGAAGTGATGAACGTATTTTATGATCCGGCGCTCGGCCTGATTCGGGAGAATGTCACCCCCGACGGGCAGGTTTCGGATTCGTTCGAAGGGCGGCTTCTGAATCCCGGCCACGCCATTGAAGCCATGTGGTTTATCATGGACCTGGCCGTTCGGCGCAACGACCGCGCGCTGCTCGACCGCGCCGTTCAGATCACGCTTCAGACCCTGGAGTATGCCTGGGATGCGGATTTCGGGGGACTTCTGTATTTCATGGACGCCAACGGCCACCCGCCCCAGCAGCTCGAATGGGACCAGAAACTCTGGTGGGTTCACGTTGAAACGCTCGTCAGTTTGCTCAAAGGCTTCCAGCACACGGGTGATGGGCGCTGCTGGCAGTGGTTTGAAAAAGTACACGACTACACCTGGAAGCACTTCCCGGACCCGGAAAACGGCGAATGGTTTGGGTACCTCAACCGCCGGGGGGAAGTTCTGCTGCCGCTGAAAGGTGGCAAATGGAAGGGCTGTTTTCACATTCCGCGCGGGTTGTATCAGGGCTGGAAAACGCTGGACACCCTTGCAAATCAGCCCGCTATAACCCACTAA
- a CDS encoding DUF4136 domain-containing protein — protein sequence MKKVLMLTGWVLLICSCSRVAVDYNSKTNFNKYKTYAWMDSDVKAGQNPVYYNQLATQNVENTVDEKLAEKGLKRNDSDPDLLIGYHFFVEKKTRTVSDPYPYYGPYMGWGRWGWRGWGPAWWGWGGNQTRQEQYTEGTVVVDMVDTKTRKLVWRGAVENAINEPTRIASQLPKEIDRIIEKYPERGRANRKG from the coding sequence ATGAAGAAAGTATTGATGCTTACCGGATGGGTCCTGCTCATCTGCAGTTGTTCGCGTGTTGCAGTGGACTACAACTCAAAGACCAATTTCAATAAGTATAAAACCTACGCCTGGATGGATTCGGATGTAAAAGCAGGCCAAAATCCGGTGTACTATAATCAACTGGCAACCCAGAACGTCGAAAATACGGTTGACGAGAAACTGGCCGAAAAAGGCTTGAAGCGGAACGACTCCGACCCGGATTTACTGATCGGCTACCACTTTTTTGTTGAAAAGAAAACCCGAACCGTCAGTGACCCTTATCCCTACTATGGCCCTTACATGGGCTGGGGCCGCTGGGGCTGGCGCGGCTGGGGACCGGCCTGGTGGGGCTGGGGCGGCAATCAGACGCGGCAGGAACAATACACGGAGGGAACTGTAGTGGTGGATATGGTGGATACTAAAACCCGGAAGCTCGTCTGGCGGGGGGCGGTCGAAAATGCCATCAACGAACCAACCCGGATTGCCAGTCAACTGCCTAAAGAAATTGACCGGATTATCGAAAAATACCCCGAACGCGGCCGGGCCAACCGGAAAGGATAA
- a CDS encoding DUF202 domain-containing protein: MKSSELSPKTTLTLTEILAADRTRLANERTLLAYVRTALALIISGTGFSQYLETPWLRTVFIVFIPTGVLILLLGLLRFWQRRKVLDRYSETGRPPVS; this comes from the coding sequence ATGAAATCATCGGAATTATCCCCTAAAACAACGCTCACGCTCACCGAAATCCTGGCCGCCGACCGCACGCGACTGGCCAACGAGCGTACGCTGCTGGCTTACGTCCGAACCGCGCTGGCGCTGATCATCAGCGGAACCGGCTTTAGCCAGTACCTGGAAACCCCCTGGCTGCGCACGGTTTTCATCGTCTTTATTCCCACCGGCGTTCTGATTTTACTCCTGGGACTGCTGCGGTTCTGGCAGCGCAGGAAAGTCCTGGATCGGTATTCTGAAACGGGCCGGCCGCCGGTTTCTTAG
- a CDS encoding glycerophosphodiester phosphodiesterase gives MWLTRFFRLTLSFSVIASVCQAQLFDRNLIGHRGGVVDSTHTENGLSALREAARRGYWMVELDMRLTKDSVLIAQHDKTLTRFYGQPGTVGQTRWQDMAGLVSNVDQNTPQTLERMLQECQEQNLQVMLDNKIEGLDTLLFARVVALLRQYKLQEKALMIGTDESTPYFTGKVKLSCTRQQLEENMKKPGYRAAHYFLFEGPKTLTQESVQWARRHGIMVVAAINKWAYQRVPDLMEVAKKDIRRLKSYGIQYVQIDSEFDPFFQR, from the coding sequence ATGTGGCTTACCCGCTTTTTTCGTCTGACGCTCTCGTTTAGTGTGATCGCATCCGTCTGCCAGGCGCAGCTGTTTGACCGTAACCTGATTGGTCACCGGGGCGGGGTGGTCGATAGCACCCATACCGAAAACGGCCTTTCGGCCCTGCGGGAAGCGGCCCGGCGCGGCTACTGGATGGTCGAACTCGATATGCGGCTCACGAAAGACAGCGTACTGATTGCCCAGCACGACAAAACGTTGACCCGCTTCTACGGCCAGCCCGGCACCGTCGGCCAGACCCGCTGGCAGGACATGGCCGGGCTGGTGAGTAACGTCGATCAAAACACCCCGCAGACACTGGAGCGCATGTTGCAGGAATGCCAGGAGCAGAATTTGCAGGTTATGCTTGACAACAAGATCGAAGGGCTCGATACGCTGTTGTTTGCCCGGGTGGTGGCCCTGCTTCGCCAGTACAAGTTGCAGGAAAAGGCCCTGATGATTGGCACGGATGAGTCGACGCCCTATTTCACCGGCAAAGTGAAGCTGAGCTGTACCCGGCAGCAACTGGAAGAAAACATGAAAAAGCCGGGCTACCGGGCTGCTCATTATTTTCTTTTTGAAGGCCCCAAAACCCTCACGCAGGAGTCGGTGCAGTGGGCCCGTCGCCACGGAATCATGGTGGTGGCTGCCATTAACAAATGGGCCTATCAACGGGTGCCCGACTTAATGGAAGTGGCAAAAAAGGACATCCGTCGGTTGAAATCGTACGGTATTCAGTATGTTCAGATCGATTCCGAGTTTGATCCGTTCTTTCAGCGCTAG
- a CDS encoding sialidase family protein, protein MMLLSFLSVWGLLAGQPTETAPPPGEVTVFRNGENGYQCYRIPAIVQAPDGSLLAFTEGRRTNCGDFGDVDIVLRKSRDGGKTWGTPTQVVDFGPNQAGNPAPVFDLTDTRYPNGRLFLLYNTGTASENEVRNGKAIRDVWYKTSTDGGQTWSDAVNITPQVNRPNKPEANPAYRFAEDWRSYANTPGHARQLSRGKHRGRIFVAANHSSGPPKPQFRDYQAHGFYSDDHGQTWKLSPTIDYPGGNESTAAETTDGGVLMNIRNQSGDVKNRLLARSPNAGESWQPTTVATALPDPVCQGSLINYRTPAGKAVLLFANPNSTTRREKLTVRVSADDGKTWSAGQEICRGSSAYSDLVVISNNMIGLLYERDDYTLINFSYFSYDWLER, encoded by the coding sequence ATGATGCTCCTGTCGTTCCTGTCGGTTTGGGGTCTGCTGGCGGGCCAACCGACCGAAACCGCCCCTCCGCCGGGTGAAGTAACCGTTTTTCGCAACGGGGAAAATGGCTACCAGTGTTACCGGATTCCGGCCATTGTGCAGGCCCCGGATGGGAGCCTGCTGGCCTTTACGGAGGGTCGCCGGACCAACTGCGGTGATTTTGGCGATGTAGATATTGTGCTGCGAAAAAGCCGGGACGGCGGGAAAACCTGGGGAACGCCAACCCAGGTCGTGGACTTCGGCCCCAATCAGGCGGGCAACCCCGCCCCGGTTTTTGACCTGACCGACACCCGCTACCCCAACGGACGGCTTTTTCTGCTTTATAACACCGGCACGGCTTCCGAAAACGAAGTGCGCAACGGCAAAGCGATCCGGGACGTTTGGTACAAAACCAGCACCGACGGCGGACAGACCTGGTCCGACGCCGTGAACATCACCCCGCAGGTAAACCGCCCGAACAAGCCCGAGGCCAATCCGGCGTACCGGTTTGCGGAAGACTGGCGCTCGTACGCCAACACGCCCGGCCACGCCCGGCAACTCAGCCGGGGAAAACACCGGGGCCGGATTTTTGTGGCCGCCAACCATTCCTCCGGACCGCCCAAGCCGCAGTTTCGGGATTACCAGGCCCACGGCTTTTACTCCGACGACCACGGCCAGACCTGGAAGCTGAGCCCCACCATCGATTACCCCGGCGGCAACGAAAGCACCGCAGCCGAAACCACCGACGGCGGTGTGCTGATGAACATCCGAAACCAGTCGGGCGACGTAAAAAACCGGCTGCTGGCCCGCTCCCCGAACGCGGGCGAAAGCTGGCAACCGACGACGGTGGCCACCGCCCTGCCCGACCCGGTTTGTCAGGGCTCCCTGATCAACTACCGAACACCCGCCGGGAAAGCCGTGCTGCTGTTTGCCAATCCGAACAGCACAACCCGGCGCGAGAAGCTGACGGTACGGGTCAGCGCCGACGACGGAAAAACCTGGTCGGCGGGTCAGGAAATCTGCCGCGGATCGTCGGCCTATTCGGACCTGGTCGTGATTTCAAATAACATGATCGGGCTTTTATATGAGCGCGATGATTACACTCTGATTAATTTTTCTTACTTTTCGTACGACTGGCTGGAACGCTAG